The Humulus lupulus chromosome 3, drHumLupu1.1, whole genome shotgun sequence genome window below encodes:
- the LOC133821607 gene encoding NDR1/HIN1-like protein 10, giving the protein MSDIEKQTTKNGTDSESTPEPKSRKALILKIVAAVVVLIGLTILFFWIAVNPRKMKFHVTEASFTQFSLSNDNTTLLYNLRLYVTVRNPNKRIGFQYDLVEAEAYYYGEKFDSGNLLSFYQPPKTTRAVDRWFSGQRKVSLDTDEVVEFNERNRNSGVYPVDVKIHFYTSVRLGSMNIGDFKVKVKCGLKVPLSGTSATAFTTTKCDVDFNPLLVIYSD; this is encoded by the coding sequence ATGTCAGATATTGAGAAACAAACCACTAAAAATGGGACCGACTCTGAGTCAACTCCGGAGCCCAAAAGCCGCAAAGCCTTGATTCTGAAGATCGTGGCAGCCGTGGTTGTCCTAATTGGACTCACCATACTATTCTTCTGGATCGCCGTCAACCCCCGGAAGATGAAATTTCACGTCACCGAAGCTTCTTTCACTCAGTTCAGTCTCTCCAATGACAACACTACTCTTCTCTACAACCTCCGCCTTTACGTCACCGTTCGTAACCCTAACAAGAGAATAGGGTTCCAGTACGACCTCGTTGAGGCCGAAGCTTACTACTACGGCGAGAAATTCGACTCCGGGAATCTGTTGTCGTTTTACCAACCGCCCAAAACCACACGGGCTGTGGACAGGTGGTTTTCGGGACAACGGAAGGTGTCGTTAGACACCGACGAGGTTGTTGAGTTCAATGAGCGGAATCGTAATTCTGGGGTTTACCCTGTTGATGTGAAGATTCATTTCTATACTAGCGTGAGATTGGGAAGTATGAACATTGGCGATTTCAAGGTTAAGGTTAAATGTGGTTTGAAGGTTCCTCTGAGTGGGACTAGCGCTACTGCTTTCACTACTACCAAGTGCGACGTTGATTTCAATCCACTTCTCGTAATTTACAGTGACTGA